Below is a genomic region from Papilio machaon chromosome 11, ilPapMach1.1, whole genome shotgun sequence.
aataaaagtctTTCGGTATGagtgtaaatatgaaataaaactaaataaaaattgataaaaactttgttttaggATAATGTCGACGAATTTATGAATCTACCTGAAAACTCCGGTGGAGTAGATAAAGTTTTAAGAAGACTTGACGAGCAACAtgcaaaatacaaatttatggAAAGTACTTTGGCTTCAAAGAGAAGACGTCTACGCCAACAAATACCTGACCTGTCTCGTTCATTAGAAATGATCGAAAAGTTAAAGGCTCAAAAAGAAGATATGGAAACTCAGTTTCTTTTGAGTGATCAAGTATTTCTAAAGgtatattatacttatttatgtatgtatatgctAGTGTTGTATTACCTtccatgaaatatttttttttatgtaagcctacattttaaaaagcacTATATTCTAAtgacagtaaaaaatatttcatgatAATTCAATTTTCAGGCAAACGTTAAACCAACAGAGACTGTCTTCTTATGGTTAGGAGCCAATGTCATGTTAGAATACTCTCTAGAAGATGCTGAAAACTTATTAACAACAAATATGGCCACAGCAAAGAAAAACTTGGCTTGTGTGGAACATGATTTGGACTTTTTACGGTGAGTGTATGAGATTGAATCTACCCATGTAAAACAAACCCAAATGACTGTGAGATCACTTTGGTATATGTATTGATTCTAGTTGACCAAAACTGCTGTTGTATTTCAATACAGATTCTATTTCAATAAATGATcattaatacaaaagttttgatggatggatgtaatCACATAAGTACAGAATGGCTCCACAAATCTGAATGAACTTTGAAATAGAGATAGATTACAATAGTGCAttgactactaattaagttttttttgattcCAGTGTCGATAAAGTTGAAAGCGACAGCTtgtaactatttataaataatgtattttacgtTTGTGATTTTAGTGATCAGTGGACAACTATAGAAGTAAATATGGCTAGAGTGTATAATTGGGATATAAAGAAACGTCAAGCTGCTAAAGCATCTAGCCAATAAGTTGATTACAGTGTTTAAGGGAACAGAACAGTCCTCACAACTTGAATTCTAATATTAggctaaattattttgtaacatattaatatgaggaaaaaaattaacgtGCAAGCTTTTTCACCAGATTATAAACCACACTATAAAGTCATGTTCATTTAACAGttatggtttatttatttcagtttgaaaataacaattattcattatgtgtATTTTTAGTTATGCAGTTTTGATGTTATAACTCTGTTATATTATGcatgtttaaatgtatttttatttatccatccttaatatactttaaatatttctaataaagaTATGTAAAGATGTCATGTACTTTTATTTGtccaaaaacttattttaaacatattttaagcaaggcaaaaacatttgtttaggtatgaacaataaatatgtaatgttataaataaaattaaagaaattttcatttcaaaaagatcttgttataaaatatataagctcatataaaagttaaaattgtgtACAAGCTAAAGGTTTGGGAGCATTTATGAATAGAAATCatgattgtttttattttcttttagcgTAATTTGCAcatgaaaaagtaaaaagaggAAAAAAATGTGCAAAAAAACTGACAAAATCTATGTGTGCAAAAGTGTGTAATATCTCACGCTGGGGGCTAGGTATCCTTTTTTTCATGGATGCATGGAATtgaaatgacatttaa
It encodes:
- the LOC106719652 gene encoding prefoldin subunit 3, with amino-acid sequence MEGDAPTSSKTFSGIPEAVFVDNVDEFMNLPENSGGVDKVLRRLDEQHAKYKFMESTLASKRRRLRQQIPDLSRSLEMIEKLKAQKEDMETQFLLSDQVFLKANVKPTETVFLWLGANVMLEYSLEDAENLLTTNMATAKKNLACVEHDLDFLRDQWTTIEVNMARVYNWDIKKRQAAKASSQ